Within the Saccharomonospora amisosensis genome, the region TCGTCCGGCGAGAGGCCGTAGCCGATGAGGCCGTCCGGCAGCGGTTGGGCGTACATGGTGACGCGCCTCGTCCGGCCGCCCACGGTGTTCGCGGACTCAGCGGCGAGAGCCAAGGGCATACCGCCCGCTGCCGTCACCACGACCGGCGTGGCGACGCCAACGGCCGCGCCCGCCAACATCGAGCGCCGCGAGACCTTCCGTCCGAGCAATGTCGTGCGAGCGTGCTGCTGCCTCATGGCTCTCCGTTCGCTGGACGGGCAAGGGTTCAAGCCGCCGCGTGCGGCAACCCGGCCGCTGAAGGCCGCGCCGAGCCGGACTCCGAGGCGTCACGTGGGAGCGCGGCCCCGCGTATCGCTCCCGCTCTGAGGTCCGGTTCACCGCTACCCGCCTTCCGCGCCGAAGGATTCCGCCGGGATGCCTACCCACTTCCGATGTCCATGGTTATATCTAAGATTGTCATCGTCTAACTTATGATGACTTTCGACATAAGTGGATCCGGCGAACGGAGTAAGTCTCGCCGCTGTTCTGTCTCCTACCGGCGAGCCCGGACAAGGCTGTGGCCGCGGCGGCGACTGCCACCACGGCCACGAGTCAGACCACGAGTCAGGCCACGATCTCCGACGCTGCTCAGAGCCTTGCCGTCGCGCGGACGTCCAGGTTGACGAACCGTGCCTCACCGTCGCAGAGCTTGCCCAACCGCTCGGCGAACCGGGCCGTCGCGGGGTGAGCGGAGTTCGTCATCGCCTCGGCGTAGCCCGGGAACTCGACGATCTCCAGGTAGGTGTTCGGCCGGTCGCGGTCGGCCGCCAGCAGCGCCCACCGGGCGGTGCGGTCCGCCCCGATGGCTTCGGCCCACTCCGCGGTCAGCGTCTCCACCTCGTCGATTCGCTCGGTGCTGAACTCGATCAACTGGATGAACGCGCCGGGCTCGGTGTCCGCGACCGGCTCGTCCCGCAGTCCGGCTCGCAGGCTCTCGCGCAACTGCGCGTCGTCGGTGTGTCCATGCACATCCACGGCGTGCAGCACGGCGGCTCGCATGAGTTCGTCCGCTTCCCCGCTCATCGCCAGCGTGCACCCCGCGACACTGGGCGTCTCCCGACAGTCAACATATTTTCTGGTCATTTCGACCTCCCTTTCTGCGAAGGTGTCAACCTTGACTTCAGCACCGGGAAGTAGGAGCGTCGATACGTAGATCACGCATCTATCGCACGAAGAACACGTCATGCACATTCCGCTGAACACCGTGCGGCGCTGCGTAGCCGTTGTGGACGCGCTGGCCGACCTGACCGAGCCCGCGCGGTTCGCCCAGGTCGCACTGCCGGAGCTAGCCCGGCTGATCCCGTGCGATGTGTTGACCTACAACGAGATTGACCTTTCGGCGATGATGGTCAGTTATGCGGATCTGTTCCACGCGGCGAGCGCGGCCGCGAATCCGGCCGTGCTCGATACGTTCGACGAAGAATCGCTGCTCGACCGTTTCGCGGTAGCCGATGACACCGAGGCCCTAAGGATTCGCGATGTCGTCGGCCGCGCGGAATTCCATCAACCCGACGTCCATAGAAGAATCTGGCGAACCGTTCTGATGGGGCACAGACTCGCCTGCACGGTCGGTCCTTCCGGAAAGCTCGTCGTGGGTATCGCCTTCAACCGCGTCGAGGTGCCCTTCGCCGACACGGAACGTGCGGCGCTGGCGTTGCTGCGCGCCCCCATGGCCTCGGCCCTGCACCGTGCCGGAGAACGCAGGGAAGCCACCGCGTCCCCGGCCGCCGGGCCGGACCTGAGCGCACGCGAGCGCCAGGTGCTGGACCTGGTCGCCGCTGGCAGGACCAACGCGGCGATCGCCCGCGCGCTCGCCGTCAGCGCGCGCACCGTGGAAAAGCACCTCGAGCACATCTACCGCAAGCTCCAGGTCGCCGATCGCGCGGCAGCGGTCGCGGTCACGCACGCCATGCGCTGACCATCCCGGACGATCACAGCTGCCGTAGCAGCCCAGTCGGTCGACAGATTCGCCCGCACCGGCCGGTTCGTAGCGTCGCGGCCATGCCTACGAACAACCTCGACGCCAGTCCCCCACGACCTCGAACCCGATCGAGTTGGGCGCCGGTGGTGGCGCTCGCCTTCGCGATGCTCGTCGTCACCTCAGAGTTCAGCATCGCGGCGGTGGCGCTTCCCGACATCGGTGCCGAGCTGGGCGCCGCTCCGTCGGTGGCCGCATGGGTGCTGCTGGCCTACGCACTGCCGATGGCCGCGATCTCCATCCCCGCCGGCCGCTGGGTGGACCGCGCCGACCCGGCGCTGGTCATCGCGACGTCGATGGTGGGTGTCGCGGTGAGCAGTGTCCTCGCCGCACTGGCACCCGCCATGTGGATGCTGCTCGCGGCCCGGCTGCTGCAGGGGCTCGCCGCAGGGCTGACCTTGGCGGGTTACCTGCCGGTGATCGCGGCCAACGTGGACCCCGACAAGCGAGGCCGGGCACTGTCCGTCGTCGTGACGATCATGACGGTCGGTGGTATGGCGGGTGCCTCGCTGGGCGGGGTGCTCGCCGGCGCATTCGGCTGGCGCTCGGTGTTCCTGCTGAAGTTGCCACTCGTCGCGGTGGCGGTGTGGCTGTTACTGCGTGTCACCGGGAAGCGGCGAGGAGGACTTCCCCGGCCCGACGCCGCACTGCTGCGCGAGGCCGCCGTCCTGTCCGGCGCCGTCGCGTCACTGCTTCTCGCCATCGACCTGCCGGCGAAACAACCGGCGCTCGCCGCAGGCTTCGGGCTCGCCGCGATCGCACTGGTCGCACTGTGGACCCGGCTGCCGCAGTCACGCCAGGTCGTCGATCTGCTTCGGGCCCGCACGTTCGGTTTCACCATGGCAGGGCTGTTCCTGGTGTGCTTCAACGCGGGGGTGCTGACCTTCCTGCTGCCGTACTTCCTCTCCGACGTGCTGGATGAGGGGCCAACGGCCACCGGCACGCTGATGCTGGTGTTCATCGCGGCGGTATCGGCGATGTCGCCCGTGGGCGGATGGCTTGCCGACCGCACCGGCCCACTCACCGTCGCCGCCTCGGGGGGTGCCGCGACCGTGGCGGCGACGTTGCTGCTGCTCACACTCGGGCCCGGCAGCGGGCTACCGACTCTCGGCTGGCAGCTCGCGCTGATCGGAGCGGGCTTCGGCCTGTTCAACACTCCGATAATCACCGCGATCCTGGCGAGCGCACCCGCTGAGGGGACGGGTACGGCGGGCGGCGTCAGCGCGACGGTGCGAATGGTGTCGCAGACGGTCGCGCCCGCGGTCACCGCGCTGTGCTGGACAGTGGCCGGTGGCGGGCTCACCGGATTCCGAACCGGGGTTACCGTGCTGGTGGTGATCCAGGGCCTTGGGGTGCTGGCGCTGCTGGCGGCGCGGCGCGGGCGCTGAGGATCAGCCGCGGCGCGCGCGGGCGCGCCGCTTGCCCTCGTGCATGGCGCGCACCCGAGCGACGGGGATGGTGTGCCCTTCCGCGACGAGGTCGTCGGGAAGTCGCCGCCGCGGCGGCATCGCCCGCGCCCACGGGTCGCGGCCTTCGACGAGCGAGGGCACGGTGCGCAGCGTGAAGTCGGCAGGCCGCACCCGGTCGAGGTCGGTCCAGTCCAGCGGGAACGACACGGGTACACCCGGCCGCGACCTCGGACTGTAGGCGGCCACGACCGTCGCCGAGCCCGCCCTTGTGGAGTCGAGGAAGACCCTGCCGCCTCGGTCCTCACGGATGAACTCCGTGGTGGCGATTCGGGGTTCCAGCCGGGCCGCGCGGGCGGCGAGGGCACGGGTGGCGGCGGCCGCGTCGTCGGCGGCAACCCCCTCGACGGGCACGAACACGTGCAACCCCTCGGCCCCGCTCGTCTTCACCGCCCCGCTCAGCCCGGCGTCGGCCAGCGCCTGGCGCACCAGTTCGGCCGCCCTGACGGCGCCGGAGAAGTCCTGCCCCGGCGGGTCGATATCGAGCACCAGATGGGTGGGGCGGGCCAGATCGTCGGCGAGCGCGAGCGTGGGGTGGTACTCCACGGCCCGTTGGTTGGCCAGCCACAGCAGGGTTGCGCGGTCGTCGCACAGCGGGTACGACACGTCGCGCCGCGACGACTCCGCCCATACCGAGACGCGTGGCACCCAGTCCGGGGTGTACTTGGGAAGGTTCTTCTGCATGAACGGTCGCTGCCCGCGCAGCGCTCTGACCACCGACAGTGGCCTGCCCCGCAGGACGGGCAACAGCACCTCCCGCATACCGTCCAGGTAGTCGACGAGGTCGCGTTTGGACGCATCGGCGCCGTCGAACAGCGGTTGGTCCAGGTTGGTCAGCCGTACCCCGGCCCGCTCGACGGCAGCATCGGCGTCACTCATCGCAAGGCCCCTCCGGTTCGCGCGGGCGGTCAGCCACACCGCATGTCGGCGAGCTCGGCGCGCCGACGTCGCAAGTATGCCTGCTCCGCCAGGTTGCCGGTGCGTTCGATCGCGGCGGCGTACGCGCTCGCCGCCTCGTCGGTACGGCTGAGGCGGCGGAGCAACTCGGCGCGAACGGCGTGGTAGAGGTGGTAGCCGTCCAGTTCGAGCCCGTCCACCAGAGCGAGCGCCTGCCGCGGGCCCACCGCCTCGGCGACGGCCACGGCGCGGTTCAGCGCGACCACCGGTGTCGGGGATTGGGCGGCGAGCTGGTCGTACAGCAGCACGATCTGTCGCCAGTCGGTGTCGCGCACGCTCGCCGCTTCGCTGTGCACGGCATTGATCGCCGCCTGTATCTGGTAGGGCCCCGGCCTGCCCCAGTGCAGGCAGCGGCGCACCAGCCGCTGCCCCTCGGCGACGAGCGCGCGGTCCCACAGCGCGCGATCCTGCTCGGCGAGCGGCACCAGGTCGCCTTCCCGGGTTGTGCGCGCCGGCCTGCGTGACTCCAGCAAGAGCAGCAACCCGAGCAGGCCGATTACTTCGGGTTCGTCCGGCAGCAGTTCGGCGAGCATGCGAGCGAGCCGGACGGCCTCCTCGCACAGACGGGTCCGCACCAGCGCGGAGCCGGAACTGGCGGTGTGTCCTTCGTTGTACACCAGGTAGATCACCGCCAGTACCGCCGACAGCCGCGCAGGCAGGTGCGCCTGGGCGGGAACCCGGTACGCGATCCCGGCGTCGCGGATCTTGCCTTTCGCCCGCACGATCCGCTGCGCCATGGTGGCCTCCGGCACCAGGAACGCCCTGGCGATCTCGGCCGTGGTGAGCCCACCCAGCAGGCGCAGGGTGAGCGCGACCCTGGCGCGAGGAGCCAGCGCGGGGTGACAGCAGGTGAAGATGAGCCGCAGTCGGTCGTCACGCACGGGGCCCTCCTCGGCGGGCTCGGCCGCGGCGTGCAGCAGCGCGGCCTGGCTGTGTCGGTGCGGCCTGCTCGATTCCCGCCTGAGCCGGTCGATCATGCGGTTGCGGGCGGTGGTGATGATCCAGCCTGCCGGGCTTGGTGGCATCCCCTCGCCGGGCCAGCGCCGCACGGCCTCGGCGAAGGCGTCCTGGACGGCCTCCTCGGCGAGATCGATATCGCCGAGGGCGCGAACCAGGGACGCCACCGCCCTGCCGTACTCCTCGCGAAACACGCGCTCGACCGATCCGGCCGTCGGCGTGGTGTGGCTGGAACTCACCGCCGGTTCACCCGCAACTGCCGTACTCCATGGGCCTGACCTCGATCGGCAAGGTGGTCGCCTTGGCGAGCTGGCGGCCCCACTCCAGCGCGGCGTCCAGATCCGGCGCGTTGACGACGGTGAAACCGCCGATGTGCTCCTTGCCCTCGATGAAGGGGCCGTCGGTGGTGAGCACCTCGTCGTCCTTCGCGCGCACGACGGTGGAGGTGTCCGGTGAATGCAGCCCACCGGAGAACACCCACGCTCCTGCTGCCCGCACCTCGGCGTTGAAGGCCTCCACGTCGCGCATGATCGGCTCCAGCACCTCGAGTTCGGGGGTACGGCCGTCGGGCTGGTAGATGCTGAGCAGGTACTGCTTCATGTTGTCGTCCTCTCCGGTTCGGTTTCGGCTTCCTCTCACCGGCTACACGAACGGCGCGGTTACGAATCGACAGGGAACCAATAGAGAGTGACTCAGGCCACATGAGCGGGCCGCGGCTGGCCGCGCGCAAGCCGGGTTGAAGGCCGACCCCATTGTCCCTCGACCGCGTTTGTCCCTGCCTTCGAGAGTCAACCAATAGGTACCCCTGCGTGACTTCGTAGGAGTGACGAAGGAGGAAATGATGACGGTGCCCACCAGCTCGATCGAGCAGCACCCTGATCTCGTGAACCTCCAGGTACGGTACGAGCGGGCCGCGAAGACCCCGCAGGCCCAGTTGGTGGACGGCCTCACCTTCCTGGGTGGGCTCTACATCGCGATCGGGCCGTGGGTCGTGGGATTCACCAACTTCCCCTCGCTCGCGGTCACCAACCTCATCACCGGCCTCGCCCTTGCCGTCCTGGCCATCGGCTACGCCGCCGTGTACAGCAGGATGCACACCCTGGCCTGGGTGGCACCACTCATCGGTGTCTGGACGATCATCTCGCCGTGGGTGGTGCTGGGCAGCGCGGCGACGACTCCGACCATCATCAACAACGTCATCACCGGTGGCGTCGTCACGCTACTCGGAGTCGGCGTACTCGCCGTCGGGATGACCGGCGGCGGCAGGCGCCGCCAGCGATGAAAGCCAGCTGCCGCAACCGCCGAAACGGGCGCGGCCCGGCTGCTGCCGGGCCGCGCCCGTTTCCGTCGTGAACCCGCTGTCCACTGAGCCGCTACCGGCCGCTAACGGCTGCCCGCAGGTGAGCCGCCCACCTCCACCGGGGGCGGCTCACCGATGACCAGGTAGGCGGTGAAGCCCTCCTCGGTCACAGCCAGCGTGACGCGATCGCACAGCTGATTGGCCAGCCACAGGCCGAGGCCACCCTGGGACCGACTACCTTCGTCCGGCAGCAGACCCGCGAACGGGTTCCTCGGTCCGCTGCCGCAGTCGCTGACGGCGACCGCCATGCGGTTGTGATCCACCCACGCTCGCAGCAGCACTGGCGGCTTGCCGTGCACCTTGGCGTTGGTCACCGCCTCGCTCACGCCGACGACAAGGTCGCTCACCGATCGCTCGTCGAGGCTTGTGTTGGCCGCAAGCACACCCACCACGTGCCGTGCGTGCGCGAGAGCGGGGTTCTCCAGCCACAGGTCGGGGCGCCTGCGCTCCAGCGGCGCCACCTCGCAATCGGCACGTTCGGACAGGAATGTCGCAGGCTCGATGTAGTGCGGGTTGGGCCGGTACTCCTGGCCGGGCAACGCCAGCCACCCGTGAGTGCTCTGCACGTCGGCCAGCACGCTGTCGGGAGCGTTCTCGGCGTACGGGCACAGCACCATCACCGGTAGCTCGGCGCAGAAGTGGTTGATGGCGGCCTCGTAACGAACCCAGCCGTCCCACGGCACACCGACGCCGGGATGCGGCACGTCCCCGACGACCCGGACCGTTGGCGCGCCCGCGGCCGCGTGTGCGGCGAACAGGTCCCGGTTGCGTCGCAGCGCGTCCAGCGGTCGCTCGTACTGCTGCGCTCGACGCAACGTCATGACCTCGTCGGCATCGTCGCCCAGCGCCTCGCGCACGAGCCCCTCCAGCCGTGGCTCCACGCCGAGCAGTGTCGGCTGCCCCTCGGCCAGCCCTTCGGCGAGGAAGGGCACCACAGCGTCGAGGAACTCCTCGTCGGAACCGTACAGAACGGCCACATGAGTGAAGCCGCCCTTGGCTTGCGCCCCCGTGCTCATCAGTCGGCTACTTCCAACCCTGGTAGGTCTTGCCACCACAGCCGCAGAATCCGCCGCAACGGCGTAGGTGGATCGTGCAGAATAAGGCGTCGAGGGGCCAGCCGCGCGGAAAGCTCCGCGAGCGCGCGTACCCCCGCGACATCGATGAACGTCAGCCCCTCCAGCCGCAACGTGATGTCGCGATCGCCGGGAAGCTCCGACAGCACCGACAGCGCCGTCTCGAAGGAGTCCCGTGAGACGAGGTCGATCTCGCCGGTCACCGACCAGCTACCGTCCTCCTCGGCGAACACACCGCAGGCCGACCCGATTCGCGCGCCATGCCGAAGCGGGTGTACGAGGCACAACGCCGATGCGGCTGCCGCGCTGACGAGGCGCCGGTCGTAGCCGCACATGGACAGCATCGGCTCGGTCGCCATCACCCGGTCGATGCCCACCTCGTAGCCGACGAACCTGCGCGCCGCGTGCTCGGCGTCGACGCCCACGAACAGGGAGGTCGCCTCAGCGGCCACCCGCAGGCACCCGAACCCCGCACGCACCGCCGTCGCTGTCAGCTCCTTGAACATGGCGATCTGCTCGTCGGCGGTGAAGTCGTCCACCGAGCCGTACAACTTGGCCAGCGGCAGCAACTTGAGCTGTCCACTGCCCAGCATGGCGTCGCGGGACGAAAGCGGCGCCAGGTCGTCGGCGAGTTCGGTCTCGGCCTTGTCCGCCACGTAGAGCAACCGCTGACCGGCCACGGCGCCCTCGCGGAAGAAGCGGATCATGGGTTCGGTCCAGCTTCGCCCGCCCTGGTGGATCCAGCACACGTGGTCGTGCCTGTGCAGGCCGACAGGTGCGCTGGTCGTACCGGAACGACGCATTGGGTCAAGGTTAGTACCCGGGCGCGTGCTACGCCGTCTCTCGCCGATCCCGTGTCCGATCTCACCGGGGGCGCGTGGCGCCTCCCGCCGTCAGTGTCGGGCGCTGCCCCTGCGAATCCGTCTGCGCAACTGCAGCACCCGAGCTCCGCCGGGCAACGCCACCAGCAGGGCTCCCGCGAGCGCCGAGAACAGCATCGCTACCCCCAGCGGCACACCCCAGGACATGCCGAGGAAGCGGACAGTCACCGATTCCATGTTCTGCACGATGAAGATCAGCAGCAGCACCAGTAGCAGGGTCGCGATGATCGCGCTCACCCAGATGCCGCTGATCCGGGTTCTGCCTACCACGGCCTTGGTGTCGGTATCGATGCGACGGGTGCTCCCCGAGTCGTCGTCTGCCGGAGTGCTCACCCTGCCATCATCGCTGCCGGTGGAGCCGTTCGCAGGTCGAGAGCGCACCCTGCAGCCTCAGCGGGCCGAAGTGGTCGACAAGACGGGCTCCACGGCCGCCTTGCCTTCCACGGCTGGCGTCACAGGGTGCTTCAGGAGTCCGCTTTGCTCCGCGGGGAAAGCTGGTGCTGCTCCGTAGAGGCCTCGTAGTTGGCGATGCGGCACTGGTCGCGTCCGCCGGTCTTGGCGCCGTACACGGCGGTGTCGGCCGCCATCATCAACTCGTCCAGCGTGCCGATCCCGTCGCCGGGGAACAGCGCACCGCCGATGGAGACGGTGACGCGGATGCGCTCCCGCTCACCGTGCTCGGTGTCTCCCGGTTCGATGTCCACGACGAGGTCCTTGATCCTGCGCCGGACCCGCTCCGCGATCTCCAGCAGGTTCCCGCCGTCGCGGACGTCGGGGATCACCACGGTCAGTTCCTCACCGCCCCACCGGCAGCAGGTGTCGTCGGAGCGGATCTCGCCCGCCAACTCCCGGGCCACGGCTTCGAGCACCTTGTCGCCCGCGAGATGACCGTAGGTGTCGTTGACCGCCTTGAAGTGATCGATGTCGAGGATGAGCAGGCCGACGTTGTCGCCGGTACGGCGTGCCCGGTCCAGCGCCTGCTCCGCGACCGTTCGCCACCACTTCACCGTGGTGAGACCGGTCTTGGCATCGACTCGCGAGGCATGCTGGTACTGGTGCAGCAGCACTCCGCGGTGCATGACGACCAGGGCGAGCACGATGGCCGCCAGTACGAGCGGCTGGGTGAGCAGGACTGTGGCGGCGGTCAGGCCGAGTGCCATGGCCCCGGCCTCCAGCCACTGCTGTGAGAAGTTCGCGAACAGATCGCGGACCGGCCGTGCCGGGTCCGACAGCGCGATGGCCACCATGACCAGACCGCAGTTGAGGGCCCAGCGCAGCGCTCCGGCGAGCACCACCACCCCCATTTCCAGCAGCCCGGCGGGCAGTGCCGGCTCGGGAAGTCCCGGGTAGGTTTGCATGCCCAGCGCGAGCACGGCGACGGCGGCATGCGTGCCGATCAGTACGGTCGCGCAGGCGAACACCCAGCGGTGCGCGCGGATGGGGCGCTGGCTCGGCCACACCCGCCACCAGGCGAGCAGGTAGGTGAACACCACCATCGCCGTGGCGAGCAGCGGCGGCAGGATCAGCACGGCGGCGAACGACCACAGGCCCTTGGTGTCGACGTAGGCGATCGACTCGTGCTTGAGGTACTCGCGCCTGCGCTCGATCTGGCGTGTCATCTCGATCGAAACGACGGCGCAGGCCGCCAGCACGCCGAACCACAGCAGGTCACGCTGCGACACCGGCACCAGAAACGCTGTTGCGACGCTGGTGACCAACGCCAACGCGCTGACCGCCAGCACGTAGCGACGTACCGCCGCGGGCGCCTTCCACAGCCCCCATCCCGCGACCCAGTTCCGTGGCCGAGCGAGCACCACTGGCTCCCACCTGCTTCAAGACGGATGATTAATCGTGCCGCTTCACAGTATCCGAATGTGCACGCCGCGTCCCCACCTTCGTGGGACGCCCCGAAGGTTCATGCCGAATACACCCGGTTGGACTAACGACCTAGCGTGTCATCACTGCGAGCGAGCGTCCACCCGAAAGGAGGTGTAGACGAATGCGAGACAACAACTGGACGTGACGACCGGATGCAGCCGGTAACCCGCCATGCCGGGCAGCCAACCACACAGCGGAATGAGGTGAGTCCCGTGCGTGACAACAACTGGACCTGAGCGCCGAATGCGGCGCAAGGACGCAACCGCGAGCCCCTGACCCGCATCCCGAAAGGAGGCAAGAGCCCGATGCGTGACAACAACTGGACCTGAACACCCACCACCCACACCCACCACACAGAAAGGAACCACCCCATGCGCGACAACAACTGGACCTGAACACCCACCACCCACACCCACCACACAGAAAGGAACCACCCCATGCGCGACAACAACTGGACCTGAACACCCACCACCCACACCCACCACACAGAAAGGAACCACCCCATGCGCGACAACAACTGGACCTGAAGGCTCGCCTCGCCCGGGTCCGCGAGACGCGGATTCGGACACCGAGCTAACCGGCGACCTCGTCTCCTGCTTCACCCCGGTCGACGCTGCCTCGATCAGCGGGAGGCGGTGCCTGCCCGGACGACGCACGCGACCACGACAGGCTCGCACCCGCACCGACAACGGTGCCGAGTACCGCCGCGGCCGTAATCACGACAATCGGCGATAGCAGCTGGGCCACCAGCCCGGAAACAACGATGGCGAGGCCCTGCGCGGCGCGCAGTGACGCGATGGCGACGCCGACCGCGTGCCCGCGTTCCTCAGGCGGAACCTCCGCCACGTAGGCCGCCTGGGTCACCATGTCGTGCGCGGAGAACGCACCACTGGCCGTCCACAGCAGCACAAGGACCACAAGCCCTGGCTGCCATCCGGTCGGCACCAGCACGAGGCTGCTGGCCACCGTCAGCGGCCCGAGCAGCCGTAGCCGCCGGTCCGGCGACATACGTTTGAGCACGAGCATGCCCAGCACCGTGCCCACCGGGTTGGCCGCGAGCAGCCAGCCCACCGCCGCCGTACCCGCGCCGATCTGGTCCGCCACGGGTACGGCGAGGCCCTCCGGCACGACGTAGAAGCCGGAGCAAGAGGCGATCACCAGCAGCGCGCGGAGTCTGGGGTTACCCGCCACCACGCGCCAACCCCTGGTGACGCCAGACCAGCGGCGCCGCGCAACGGTGGGAGCGGCGCCGGGCACGGGCGGGTGCGCGCGCACCCCGAACCTGATCACCAGTGCCGACAGCACGAACGTGGCCGAGTCGACCCACAACGCGCCCGCAGCTCCGATCGCGTCGACGACCACCGCGCCCGCGCCGAACCCGATGACCAGCCCGGCCTGGTATGTCATCGAGATGACCCCGATCCCGATAACCAGGCTGTCGCCTCGCAGAATGTCGGGCAGCACGGCCTGCCTGGCGGCGGAGAACGGGGCCGCCAGTAGTTGCACCACGACGAGCAGCCCGACCTGCCCGGCGAGCGGAACACCGGGCAGCGCCATCACCGCCACCACGACACCCCTGGCGACATCCGTCGCCACCATGACGCGCCGGCGCGGGTAGCGATCGGCGATACCCGCCAGCAGCGCGCCCCCGAGGAAGTCCGGCACGTAGCTCACCGCGTAGGTCACCGCGGCCAACCCCGCCGACGCGGTCCTGTCGTAGACCAGGATCGTCAGCGCCACCCGCGCCAGCTGGTCGCCCGCCACGGACAACGTGTGCGCCAGCCAGAGCCGACGGAACTCGCGACTGCCGAAGACGGCACGATAGGTCGCCGGTTGTTGACTCATAGGAACCACAGTTTGGCGCTTCTTACCCGGATCGGGGTAGGCCAGGTCCCGCGAGAGCCGGCCGGTCTCACCGGCGGCGCAAGGCCTTGTGCACTGTATCCGCGAGCCACACCCCGGGGATGGCCAAGGCGGCCAGCGCCCACCCCAGCGGGCCGGGCAGGGTTCCACCGAG harbors:
- a CDS encoding DUF1059 domain-containing protein, with product MTRKYVDCRETPSVAGCTLAMSGEADELMRAAVLHAVDVHGHTDDAQLRESLRAGLRDEPVADTEPGAFIQLIEFSTERIDEVETLTAEWAEAIGADRTARWALLAADRDRPNTYLEIVEFPGYAEAMTNSAHPATARFAERLGKLCDGEARFVNLDVRATARL
- a CDS encoding helix-turn-helix transcriptional regulator, coding for MDALADLTEPARFAQVALPELARLIPCDVLTYNEIDLSAMMVSYADLFHAASAAANPAVLDTFDEESLLDRFAVADDTEALRIRDVVGRAEFHQPDVHRRIWRTVLMGHRLACTVGPSGKLVVGIAFNRVEVPFADTERAALALLRAPMASALHRAGERREATASPAAGPDLSARERQVLDLVAAGRTNAAIARALAVSARTVEKHLEHIYRKLQVADRAAAVAVTHAMR
- a CDS encoding MFS transporter, which codes for MPTNNLDASPPRPRTRSSWAPVVALAFAMLVVTSEFSIAAVALPDIGAELGAAPSVAAWVLLAYALPMAAISIPAGRWVDRADPALVIATSMVGVAVSSVLAALAPAMWMLLAARLLQGLAAGLTLAGYLPVIAANVDPDKRGRALSVVVTIMTVGGMAGASLGGVLAGAFGWRSVFLLKLPLVAVAVWLLLRVTGKRRGGLPRPDAALLREAAVLSGAVASLLLAIDLPAKQPALAAGFGLAAIALVALWTRLPQSRQVVDLLRARTFGFTMAGLFLVCFNAGVLTFLLPYFLSDVLDEGPTATGTLMLVFIAAVSAMSPVGGWLADRTGPLTVAASGGAATVAATLLLLTLGPGSGLPTLGWQLALIGAGFGLFNTPIITAILASAPAEGTGTAGGVSATVRMVSQTVAPAVTALCWTVAGGGLTGFRTGVTVLVVIQGLGVLALLAARRGR
- a CDS encoding DNA polymerase domain-containing protein — protein: MSDADAAVERAGVRLTNLDQPLFDGADASKRDLVDYLDGMREVLLPVLRGRPLSVVRALRGQRPFMQKNLPKYTPDWVPRVSVWAESSRRDVSYPLCDDRATLLWLANQRAVEYHPTLALADDLARPTHLVLDIDPPGQDFSGAVRAAELVRQALADAGLSGAVKTSGAEGLHVFVPVEGVAADDAAAATRALAARAARLEPRIATTEFIREDRGGRVFLDSTRAGSATVVAAYSPRSRPGVPVSFPLDWTDLDRVRPADFTLRTVPSLVEGRDPWARAMPPRRRLPDDLVAEGHTIPVARVRAMHEGKRRARARRG
- a CDS encoding RNA polymerase sigma factor — its product is MSSSHTTPTAGSVERVFREEYGRAVASLVRALGDIDLAEEAVQDAFAEAVRRWPGEGMPPSPAGWIITTARNRMIDRLRRESSRPHRHSQAALLHAAAEPAEEGPVRDDRLRLIFTCCHPALAPRARVALTLRLLGGLTTAEIARAFLVPEATMAQRIVRAKGKIRDAGIAYRVPAQAHLPARLSAVLAVIYLVYNEGHTASSGSALVRTRLCEEAVRLARMLAELLPDEPEVIGLLGLLLLLESRRPARTTREGDLVPLAEQDRALWDRALVAEGQRLVRRCLHWGRPGPYQIQAAINAVHSEAASVRDTDWRQIVLLYDQLAAQSPTPVVALNRAVAVAEAVGPRQALALVDGLELDGYHLYHAVRAELLRRLSRTDEAASAYAAAIERTGNLAEQAYLRRRRAELADMRCG
- a CDS encoding YciI family protein, giving the protein MKQYLLSIYQPDGRTPELEVLEPIMRDVEAFNAEVRAAGAWVFSGGLHSPDTSTVVRAKDDEVLTTDGPFIEGKEHIGGFTVVNAPDLDAALEWGRQLAKATTLPIEVRPMEYGSCG
- a CDS encoding SPW repeat protein; the protein is MTKEEMMTVPTSSIEQHPDLVNLQVRYERAAKTPQAQLVDGLTFLGGLYIAIGPWVVGFTNFPSLAVTNLITGLALAVLAIGYAAVYSRMHTLAWVAPLIGVWTIISPWVVLGSAATTPTIINNVITGGVVTLLGVGVLAVGMTGGGRRRQR
- a CDS encoding sensor histidine kinase — translated: MSTGAQAKGGFTHVAVLYGSDEEFLDAVVPFLAEGLAEGQPTLLGVEPRLEGLVREALGDDADEVMTLRRAQQYERPLDALRRNRDLFAAHAAAGAPTVRVVGDVPHPGVGVPWDGWVRYEAAINHFCAELPVMVLCPYAENAPDSVLADVQSTHGWLALPGQEYRPNPHYIEPATFLSERADCEVAPLERRRPDLWLENPALAHARHVVGVLAANTSLDERSVSDLVVGVSEAVTNAKVHGKPPVLLRAWVDHNRMAVAVSDCGSGPRNPFAGLLPDEGSRSQGGLGLWLANQLCDRVTLAVTEEGFTAYLVIGEPPPVEVGGSPAGSR
- a CDS encoding MEDS domain-containing protein codes for the protein MRRSGTTSAPVGLHRHDHVCWIHQGGRSWTEPMIRFFREGAVAGQRLLYVADKAETELADDLAPLSSRDAMLGSGQLKLLPLAKLYGSVDDFTADEQIAMFKELTATAVRAGFGCLRVAAEATSLFVGVDAEHAARRFVGYEVGIDRVMATEPMLSMCGYDRRLVSAAAASALCLVHPLRHGARIGSACGVFAEEDGSWSVTGEIDLVSRDSFETALSVLSELPGDRDITLRLEGLTFIDVAGVRALAELSARLAPRRLILHDPPTPLRRILRLWWQDLPGLEVAD
- a CDS encoding lipopolysaccharide assembly protein LapA domain-containing protein, encoding MSTPADDDSGSTRRIDTDTKAVVGRTRISGIWVSAIIATLLLVLLLIFIVQNMESVTVRFLGMSWGVPLGVAMLFSALAGALLVALPGGARVLQLRRRIRRGSARH